DNA sequence from the Chitinophaga flava genome:
TGATCAAAACTACCGGCGTAATGGAATACCATACCTCTGCCAAAGCCTACGAGGACAGCAAAATGGTGTACCGCAACCCTAACGTGAGTATGGGCGGTATTCCCGGCGTACCGGAATATGGTATCTCTCTCACTCAACGCAAAGAAGTATTACAAATTCGTGAACTCGCAGAAAAAGCCTTGCATGAGATGAAACAGTAGGCTATATTAGCACCTGTACAAATATTCGCTGCACGGTCTCATCATGGCCGTGCATGCCTTTTAAAAGTGAACAACGAAATGAAAAAACTGATCATTGCAACCGGACTGTTGCTGGGCGGACTTTTCGCGCACGCACAGGTCAAAGGTGTGAAACATGTTATCCTGATCGGCATGGACGGCTTTGGTGCTTATTGTTTTCCCAAGGTCGACAATCCAAATATGAAACAGCTGATGAAGGATGGCGCCTGGACGCTTCAGGCCCGCAGTGTACTGCCTTCTTCCAGTGCAGTCAACTGGGCTTCGATGGTGATGGGCGCAGGCCCTGAAATCCACGGCTATACCGAATGGGACAGCCGCAAACCAGAGCTGCCTTCCCGAACCCTCGACCAGTACGGCATGTTCCCCTCTATCTACACCCTGTTGCGTGAACAGAAACCCAAAGCCGAAATAGGCGTCATCTACAGCTGGGAAGGGATCGGTTATCTGTTCCCTAAAGCCGCAGTCAACAAGGACCTCGGCACCAAAGACAATGACAGCCTCGCCACTGAAGCATCGGTAGCTTATATCAAAGAAAAAAAACCAGACTTCCTCTTCATACATTTTGATCAGCCTGATGGTGTAGGACATAATATTGGTCATAATATCCAACCCTACTTCGATCAGGTGAAAAAAAATGACGAGCTGCTGGGCAAAATATTACAGGCTGTTAAAGATGCCGGTATGTGGGACAATACCATCATCCTGCTCACAGCAGATCATGGTGGTATTAAAAAAGGTCATGGCGGCAAAACCATGGAAGAGATGCAGATTCCATGGATCATCCGCGGCCCGGGCGTAAAGGCAAACAAAGAACTTAGCACCAGTGTTGTAACCTACGATACTGCCGCCACTATCGCCTGGATCTTCGGTCTCAAAACACCGCAGGTATGGACCGGAAGACCCGTGAAAGAAGCATTTAAGTAATTCCTTATTTTCGGATTTCGGTTTTTTGATTTTCATTCAATATCAAACACCGGAATCCGGAAATCATCAAATATACATGCTATGAAAAAATTGCTGCTCCTCACTGTCATATGGCTGACAGGGTTTTCACTGACTGCCCAACAAAAGGTAAAAGTACTGACCTACAACATCCATCACGGCGAAAACATCAAAGGAGTGCTCGACCTCCAGGGTATTGCCAACGTGATCCTTGCCACCAATCCCGACCTGGTGGCACTGCAGGAAGTAGACAGTGCTACCCAGCGTACCAAACACACAGACCAGCTGAAAGAACTGGCATCTATCACAGGCATGTATACCTATTTTGCCAAAGCGATGGACTTTGATGGCGGTGGTTATGGCACTGGTATCCTGTCACGCTTCCCTATTACAGAAGCTGTCACCGTACCGCTGCCTTCCGCGAAACCAGGTACAGAGCCCAGAGTAGCCGGCGTGATCACCGTAAAACTACCTGGTGACAGCCTGCTTCGTTTTGTAAGCACTCACCTCGACTCAGAAAAACATGCCGGCGACCGCATCGCACAAGCCATCACACTGGCAGAATATTTCAGGGAAACACAAACACCGGTGATACTCGCCGGCGATTTTAACGCTACACCTAATGCCAAAGAAATACAGATCTTAAAAAAAATATTCACAGACGCCACCGCACAGATGGGTCCTACCTTCCCCGCAGACTCTCCCCGGGTGAAACTCGACTACATCATGTACCATCCCAAACACCACTGGAATGTTACCGGTGCCAGGGTCATCGAAGAAGCCGTAGCCTCCGATCACCGGCCACTGCTCAGCGATCTGGAACTGAAATAATTCTCATAATCTAAATATGTAATGTGTCAATGAAAAAACTTTTCTACCTATGCCTGTTGGGTGGGGCAACCGCTTTATACAGCTGCTCCGGCTCCCGGCATACAGACGCGCCCAAAGGCAAAGTGAGCATCATTCCTATGCCCGCGAGCGTGACAGAAAAACAGGACTCCTTCCTTCTGGATAAACACACGGTTATCGTCGCCTCCGGCGATGCCGACCGCAAAACAGCCGCCCTTTTTAATGCCTGGCTGAAAGAACTGACCGGCTACGAACTGGCCATCAAAGACCAGGGCGACAGAAACAGCATCGTACTGCATACTGGCAGCGACTCTACTAACGCAGAAGGTTATACGCTGAATGTAGACAGCAAAGGCGTTGCCATCAATGGCAACAGCGGCCGCGGCACCTTCTACGGCATACAGTCGCTTATTCAGCTGCTTCCCGTACAGAAAGCTGAGGCCATGTACATCCCTGGTGTAAGCATTACAGATGCTCCCCGCTTCGCCTACCGCGGCCTCCACCTCGACGTGGGCCGTCACTTCTTCCCGGTGGAGTTCATCAAAAAATATATCGACCTGCTGGCCATGCATAAGTTCAACACTTTCCACTGGCATCTCACAGAAGACCAGGGCTGGCGCATCGAAATCAAAAAATATCCGCGCCTGCAGGAAGTGGCTTCCAAACGCAAGGAAACCATGGCCGGCCGTTATGCCGACAATAAATATGACGGAAAGCCCTATGGTGGCTTCTATACACAGGAACAAGTGAAAGAAGTGGTACAATATGCTACTGATCACTTTGTGACCGTCATCCCTGAAATAGAAATGCCAGGTCACGCACTGGCAGCCCTTGCTGCCTACCCCAACCTGGGATGCACCGGCGGCCCCTATGAAGTAGGCACACGCTGGGGCGTATACGACGATGTGTTCTGCGCCGGCAACGACAGCGTGTTCACCTTCCTGCAGGATATCCTCGATGAAGTACTGCCGCTGTTCCCCAGCAAATACGTACACATCGGCGGAGATGAATGCCCTAAGGTGCGCTGGGAAAAATGTCCCAAATGCCAGGCCCGCATGAAACAGGAAGGCCTGAAAGACGCTCATGCCCTGCAGAGCTATTTTATCCAGCGTATGGAAAAATACCTGAACAGCAAAGGTCGCCAGATCATCGGCTGGGATGAGATCCTTGAAGGCGGACTGGCTCCCAACGCCACCGTAATGAGCTGGAGAGGCATTGAAGGCGGTATCGCCGCTGCCAAACAGAAACATGATGTGATCATGACACCAGGCAACTTCTGCTACTTCGACCATTATCAGTCACAAGGCCACAACGAACCACTGGCTATCGGCGGATTTACGCCTGTAAGCAAAGTGTATGCTTTCGAACCAGTGCCCACAGAACTGAACAAAGACGAAGCCCGCTACATCAAAGGCGCACAGGCCAACTTATGGACAGAATACATCGGCAACACCGACTATCTCGAATACATGGTTTATCCACGTGCCTCCGCCCTCGCAGAAGTACTGTGGTCACCCGCTGACAAACGCAACTACGACAATTTCCTCGAAAGACTCAAAGTACACGTAAAACGCCTCGACCAGAAAAAAGTCAACTACGCCAAACATGTATTTGAAGTAGCCGGCACCGTAACAGACAATAAAAAAGGTGGTGTGGAAGTAACGCTCAGCAGCAAGCTCGATGGCGGTAAAATCGTATATACGCTCGATAGCTCCGCTCCTTCCCTTCAATCTACTGCCTACAGCGGACCAGTACAGATCAAACAAACCGGTACTATCCGTGCGCAGGTATTTCAGAACGATAAACCTTTTGGCAACGAATACAGCCAGCACTTTGTGTTCCATAAAGGTCTGGGTAAAAAAGTGACCCTGGCTGCACCTCCGTCAAAAGATTATGATCCCGGCAATAGCTTCGCCCTGGTAAACGGTATTGAAGGCATCGCCTCCTATAACGACAATCAGTGGTTTGGTTATAACGGTAATAATTTTGAAGCAGTGATCGATCTGGATAGTGTACAGGACATCAGCCTGGTAGGTATGAACACGCTGAACCTGCGGCCCAACTGGATATATCCACCCAAACAGGTAACATTTGCCGTTTCAGAAGATGGTAAAACCTATAAAGAGGTATATAAACAGACAGACTTTACACAAACCGGCATCAATCAGGTACGGGGTAAGGTAGCAGCGAGAGGACGTTATGTGAAGCTGAACGCCGTCAATTTCGGGAAAATCCCTGCCGGCGCTGAAGGTGCTGGTAACCCGGCCTGGCTCTTCATAGATGAAATGATTATCCAGTAAAAAGTAAAACCGCCCGCCCTTTTGGCCCGGGCGGTTTTTTATATGACTCCTACACCGAAAAGCGGTTTGAGTATATGCCGGATATTAATCTTATACAATATAAAAAACGTTCTTTTTAAGTTAAAATATTTTTAAATTAAATAAGAGCTAAATTTTAGCAGATTTTAGCAGTATTTTATTTAATTTTCCGGCTCGTTTTTAAACCGCATCTAATCAAAAACGTTTACAAATGACGATTAATCATCAGGAAATCGAACTGATTGACAGCTTTGAGCAAATTGCTGTGGACATACACCCTTCTGCCAAAGAGGGTTCCAAAGCAGTTGCACATGAAATTGCTGCGCTGATACGCGAAAGGCAGGCTGCCAATCAAAAATGTGTTTTGGGAATGGCCACCGGCTCTACACCCAAATATCTCTACGCCGAATTAGTTCGCCTGCACAAAGAGGAAGGACTGAGCTTCAAAAATGTAATCACCTTTAACCTCGACGAATACTATCCTATAGAGCCGGATGCCCTGCAGAGCTACAACCGCTTTATGAAGGAACACCTCTTTAATCATATCGATATTCCGGAAGGACAATATAATATTCCTGATGGTACTATTCCTAAAGATCAGATCAAACAATACTGCGCAGACTACGAAAAACGTATCGAAGAAGCCGGTGGTATTGACATTCAGATCCTGGGCATCGGTAACAACGGCCATATCGGTTTCAATGAGCCAGGTTCCAACATCAACTCACATACCCGTCTTGTAACACTGGACAACAGCACCCGCCTGGCCAATGCTTACGAGTTCCCGAATATGAGCCAGGTGCCTCGTCTGGCTATCACCATGGGTCTCAGCTCCATCTTCAAAGCCAAACGTGTAATACTGATGGCATGGGGCTCCCACAAAGCAAAAATCGTTTGCCGTTCTGTAGAAGGCCACAGCACTGACCAGGTGCCTGCTTCCCTGCTGCAACAGCATCCTAACTGCAAATTCGTAATCGACGAGCAGGCTTCAGCTGAGCTCACCCGCTTCAAAGAGCCATGGCTCACCGGCGACTGCGAATGGACTCCCAGCCTGACCCGCAAAGCGGTAACCAGCCTGGCGATGAAGCTCAACAAACCTATCCTGATGCTCACCGACAAGGACTATAACGAAAATGGCCTCAACGACCTGATCGTACAATATGGTTCTGCCTACGAACTGAACATCAAAGAATTTAACGCCCTCCGCGACACCATCACCGGCTGGCCCGGCGGTAAACCCGGCCCGCAGCTGCCTAAGCATCCGGAACGCTCCGAACCCGCTAAAAAGCGCGTGCTGATCTTCTCTCCGCACCCCGATGATGATATCATCTCCATGGGTGGCACCTTCATCCGCCTCCACGAACAAGGACATGAAGTACACGTAGCTTACCAGACTTCCGGCAACATCGCTGTTACCGACGAATTCCTGCTGCGTTTCATCGACTTCGCCGTAGGCTTTGAAGGTATGTTCGACATCGATAAAAGCAAAAGCTCCCAGATCCTGGATGAAGCCAAAGCATTTATCCGCACCAAAAAACCAAGTCAGAAAGATACACCGGAAAACCGCGCCATTAAAGGCCTGATCCGCCGCTGCGAAGCTAAAGCTACCTGCCGCTACGTAGGTATCGCTGAAGAAAACGCCCACTTCATGAACCTGCCGTTCTATGAAACAGGCCTGGTGGAAAAGAAACCAATGGGTGAAGAGGATATCCAGCTGACCGTTGACCTGATCCGCAAATTAAAACCACACCAGATCTATTGCGCCGGCGACCTCGCCGATCCGCATGGTACCCACAAGGTATGTCTCGACACTATCTTCGCCGCCCTCGACAGGCTGAAACACGAAGAATGGATGAAAGACTGCTGGGTATGGCTGTATAAAGGTGCATGGCAGGAATGGGATATCCACGAAATTGAAATGGCTGTTCCTATGAGCCCTGACCAGGTACTGCAGAAACGCCTCGGCATCTTCATCCACCAGAGCCAGAAAGACGTTGTTCCTTTCCAGGGTACAGACCTCCGCGAGTTCTGGCAACGTGCAGAAGACCGCAATGCCAACACGGCCAACCTGTACGACCAGTTAGGTCTGCAGAAATACGCTGCCATGGAAGCATTCGTGCGTTATCACTTTATGTAATACTTCGCGCGAAAGCGCAAAAATAATCAACAGCAAAAGCCCAGACAGTACCCCACCGGGAACACTGTTTGGGCTTCGCTCTTTTTCTATCCTCCCAGCGGCTTGGCGCCTTTGTGTAAAAAAATCCTACATTTATCCCATGGATTTAACCCGCGCGATTGCCATCGCAATAGAAGCACACCAGGGCCAGGTCGACAAATACGGTCAGCCCTATATTACCCATGTGCTCCGCGTAATGCAGATGGGACGGACAACAGAAGAGAAAATACTGGGCGTACTGCACGACGTTGTGGAAGACAGCTCCTGGACCTTCGAAGCACTGGAAAAAGAAGGACTGTCACCCCAGCTGCTCGAAGCCCTGCGCTGTGTAACCAAACTATCTGAAGAGGAAGACTACGAACACTTTGTAAATCGTACCTTACAAAACAGACTGGCATCCACGGTTAAACTCTATGATCTGTCAGACAACATGGATATCAGACGTATCCCGACGCTCGGAGAAAAGGATATCCCCCGTTTGAATAAATACCTGAACGCCTATCGCAAAATCGCGGCAGCACTTATTCAGGATAAATAATTTTAATACCTTTCCAATTAAACCATTAAATTACAGTATAAAGCTTAGCCATCAATGGAAAACGATATCCTTATCGACTTCAGGTTTAAAGCCAAAGACAAACCGCGCTTCGGCGAACTGTTTCTGATCACCGGGGAAGAACATCCGAAATATCCGGCACGAAGCCAGACCTTCAAAGACCTTGCACCACTGGGATTTGAACAACTGGACGATTTTTTTGGCATCCTGAATGACGAGGAAGAAGGAGATGATGTGCTCATCTGGCTTTTCCCCATGCTCAACGGAGAAGAAGTATTTCATAACAGCGGCCCGTTCGACGCCATCCGTCTTTCGTATAGCGCTTTACGTAATGCCCCCTCCAGAATCAGCCTCCTGCAGGAATGTTATAACGCCATCAAAGCACTCCCGGAAGTGGAAGTGATGTTTGAAGAAGGCAAAATCAACAGCTTCGACGCCGTACAAAAACGTAATGACGAAATCGTAGCCCACTGGCGCGCCAACAACGTAGAACCAGGTTCTGAACAAAGTCTGCTTATCGAAGATGATGAAGATGATTGGGATGAAGATGAAGACTGGGATGAAAGTGAAGAATGGGAAGAAGATACTGACCCGAAGAAAAAATAAAAGAAATTAATAGATTGATACAGAGCAGGCTTATAGCCTGCTTTTTTTATTCATATATTTTCGTATTTTGCTCCCAGGGCTCCCAGGGCTGAAGCCCTGGGCTAAGATTGTTGAATTGTTTTAACGGAGTGTTCTCATCTTTTTAGTTCTGGATTTAATTAGACTAAATTGGGCTGCAGTCCTGAGTTAAGGCGTTAAAATCCTGTGCTATTAGATTAAATTGAACTGAAGCCCTGGATTAAATCAGACCGAAATCCTATACTTAGTCAGCTTAAACTAAAGCCTTGAGTTAAATTAGAGTAGAATCCAATGCTAGATTGGGCTAAATTAAACTGAAGCCTTGGATTAAATTAAACAAGAACACACCGTTAAAACAATTCAACAACCATAGCCCAGGGCTTCAGCCCTGGGAACCCTGGGAGACAAAAATATCGCCAACTGATGATGAATAACAAAACAAACAACAAAGGTCCTGCTACACTATTGCTGGTAGCCTGTATTATTCTGGTGCTGCTTATTTCAGGGATACCTTCTGTCCGCCGTGTCAATAAAAACAGCTGCAAACCGGTATCAGGATTGGTGTTGGAAGTTTCCCAGAGTGCTCCGGGGTTTGTTATTCACCTGAAAGATGATCCCAGGATTTATTATATCAAACCTGCTTCTTTACCCACGGCTTCTTTGGCAAGCCTCGGACAGCAGCTGCAGGGTCAATCGATACAACTGTTTACGGCATCGGCCTGGTCTCCTCTCGATCCCTTCTCCAGCATGAAGGAAATACGCCGCCTCGAAGTAGGCAACCACATTATCTTCTCGGAATACTGATTTATCCATCACATTCTTTTGACTGCAACCATTTTTCAGCGGATGGTTAACGGTTACCCCTATACCGGAATTTTCTGCCGTAATTGATATTTTTGCCTATCTTACACTTTGTGTTCCAATCAATTATGAAGAAAATTTGTTATTTGGTGATGGCCGCGGTATTATTTGCCTGTAACCCGGACAAACACAGCAGATTTGGTAATGAAGATGAAACAGGCGATAAAAAAAATGCTGCCACTAAAAAAACTGCCAACACAAAAACAGCTTCCACCGCACCGATCATCAGTGAAAGAGTGGCCGCCGGCACCGTGATCCGCTCCGGTCCCAATGGAGACGTGATCGCCACCCTCACGGACTATATACCCGTGTACTGCGCCAACCTGAAAAACGGCTGGTTTCCCGTGCTGGTCAACATCGATATCACTGCGGCTGAATATACCAAACCCCTCTTTCGTAAAGGACATAAGATAAAAGTCAATGGCATCAGCGCCGGTGTGCTCGAAAAAGATATCCGCCTCCCGGTAGCCACCAATGGCGAAAAAATGTGGGCTACCCTCAACGGCTATACGGAAAAGAAAAATATCCGTAGCGGCACTATCGTAGAAACAGCACTGGTCAACTTCCTCCACCAGCATAAAGGTCATAGTGAAGAAGATCTCACACCGTTTATCCACAATTTCCAACTGGAGGAAGACAAATTAGCCATCAAACCGTATACACTGTATTTCAACTATGAAAGCGGTATCGACGATCCCAGCCCGATGTACCGTATTGCGCTCGTTTGCCAGGGTAAACAGCTGATCGGTGTAGTCCATTCCAGACCATTGGAACTGCCTGCCAGCAGCTCCCGCAGACTGCAGCGCGGCTTCACCATCCATTTTCTCAATGGCATCGATAAAACCCTTCAGGAGGATTTCAGTACCAAATTCAACAAGTTTATCGTCTCTGTGGATTAATGAAGGTCATAACCTGAGGTTATGGACGATCACTTTTCAACATTTGACTCCGGCAGCAAATGAACGGACCTTTGTGTCTCAAAAAACGCTGCCATGCAACTACAAAAAACTGAACAGGCCCGGATTCAGCATTATCTTCCCAAAGTGATATTCCTCACTGCCGCCGCGGCAACGCTGCTACCCGCAGTAGAACCGCCGGTAGCCCTCCTCCTTGGACTGGCCATCGCACAAACTATCGGCAATCCATTTGCAGGCATCACCCCTAAAATAACCCATTGGCTGCTGCAGCTGTCTGTGATAGGCCTCGGCTTTGGCATGAATGCTCATATGGCGCTGAAAGCCGGCAAAGAAGGGTTCCTTTTCACTATTGCTTCTATCACAGGGACCCTGCTGTTTGGTGCTTTGTTAGGTAAACTGTTGAAAATAGAACCCAAAACCTCCCACCTCATCTCCTGTGGCACCGCTATCTGCGGTGGTAGTGCCATAGCCGCCATCTCTCCAGTGATCAAAGCCGGTGAGAAACAGATATCTGTGGCACTGGGTATTGTGTTCCTGCTCAATTCCCTCGCCCTCTTTGTATTCCCCGCTGTAGGCCACTGGCTGCATCTCACGCAGCAACAATTCGGGTTATGGAGTGCGGTCGCTATCCACGATACCAGCTCTGTAGTGGGCGCTGCCAATAAATACGGCGACCTGGCCCTGCAAGTGGCTACTACGGTCAAGCTCTCCCGCGCCCTCTGGATTATGCCGGTAGCTTTTATTACCATGCTGCTTTTCAGGAATGGTAATGGTAAAATAAAAATTCCCTGGTTCATCGGTCTGTTTTTGCTGGCAATGCTGCTCAACACCTGGGTGCCAGAAGTCAGCACAGTGGCTCCTTACCTTGTACACAGCGCTAAAACGGCTCTTTCCCTTACCCTTTTCCTGATAGGCACTGGCCTCACCAGGCAGGCTTTCAGCGGTATAGGATGGCAACCTTTGCTGCAGGGGATCCTGCTCTGGGTGCTGATCAGCACTGGTGCGCTGCTCGCTGTTTTTTATCTGGTATAGAATTTTGAAAAGGGGGGATTTTCCCAGCGTCAAAATGATTATTTTATGATATATTTGATATTATGGTCACGTGAAATAACCAATTGAAAGACCGAGATCTCCCCGAATACATTATTCATTACCACAACATTAACATGAAGGCACCATCCACCAAATCCGGTACTTACATGGCTTTATTCCGTGCTATGGAAAGCACCAAACCAACTGAAGAGCGGCTATTTTATGATCCGTATGCCGCAGCATTTTTACAGGGTTATCATCAAACGCTGATTGCCGGCTGTAGTATACCATTTGTCCGAAAACTGCTGGCAGCCTATATTCAGCTCCGATGGCCCGGAACACATACTGCCGCCATCGCCCGCACAAAGCTGATAGATGATATGATCATTCAGGCTGTCTGCGAACAGGATATCAACCAGATCATCATCCTCAGCGCTACCTTCGATACCCGGGCCCATCGCCTCAACATCGGCAAACCGGTCAGTTTTGTAGAGGTCGATCATCCCGAAACCCAGTATTTCAAACAATCAAAACTATGGGAACTCATCCAGTCCCCCGCCATTCACCTGGATTATGTAAAACTGGATATGAACAAGGAACACCTCGCCGATGTCATCTCCCCCGTTCTCCTCAAACAACGCGATCATTATAAAACACTCTTCCTCTGGGAAAATCTCAGCACCAATTTCGAAGCACAACATGCAGAAACCATGTTCCGGTTCATCCGCAGCTTTCCTTCCGGCACGCAGGTGATCGTCACCTACCCCGACAGGGCCGTCCTCGAAAACCCGCATCGATACAAAGGATTTTCACGTATCAACAAAACCCTGCACCGCGCCGGTGAAGGATGGGATTATGGTCTCGACCCTCAGAACATTACTGCGTTTATGCATGAACGTAATATGAAAGTGCTTTATGATGGCGGAGCCGACAGATACCGCGCTGAATATTTCGGGGAGAAAAGTCAACATATGAAAGGCTATGAATACTTCCGCGTAGTACGAAGCGAGCTGCAATAACAGCTCTTCCAATAATTTTGAACTATCGTACTTCAGGATTGCAACGTATCTTCGGGTAACCATTTACCAGAACAGATCATGCATATCTACTATTTTCAACATGTGCCTTTTCAAGGCCTTGCCTGCATTGCCGACTGGATAACTGAGAATGGACATACCAGGCTCACAACTGCTGGCACATACAATGTCAGCGAAAATAACAAACCATGTTCCGGCTACTCGACTATCTCGCCGGACACTAAAAAAATACGGACATCATGATCGCTGCTTACGACGTACTGATAATAGGAGGAGGACCCATTGGAATAGCCTGCGGCCTGGCTGCAAAAAAAGCAGGACTGAGCTATATCATTATAGAAAAAGGTTGCGTTGTCAACTCCCTCTATAACTACCCGCTGTACATGACCTTCTTTTCCACCTCAGAGAGGCTGGAAATAGGTGGTATTCCCTTCGTTTCCATCAATCCCAAACCTTCCCGGCCCGAAGCCCTGGAATACTACCGCAGGGTAGTCACTTCAGAAGCACTCAACATCAATCTTTTTGAAGAAGTAAGAGCGGTACAACCCAACGCAGGGGAATACATTATCACCACCTCCCAATCGACCTACCATGCCCGCCATGTGATCATCGCCACCGGCTTCTACGATATACCCAATACGCTCAGTGTGCCCGGTGAACACCTGCCTAAAGTTACGCACTACTACAAAGACCCGCACTATTACGCTACCCGTAAAGTAGTGGTGGTAGGCGCCCACAACTCTGCCGTAGATGCCGCACTGGAAACCTATCGCAAAGGTGCACAGGTGACTATGGTCATCCGGGAAGATGAAATAGGCAAACGGGTGAAATACTGGGTAAGACCGGATATTGAAAACAGAATCAAGGAAGGATCTATCAAAGCGTATTTCCATTCCACCATCAAAACAATTGAGGAGCAGGCGGTGATCATCAACACACCGGAGGGAGAAGTCACCATCCCCAACGATTTTGTGATCGCGATGACTGGCTACCAGCCCAATTTC
Encoded proteins:
- a CDS encoding alkaline phosphatase — its product is MKKLIIATGLLLGGLFAHAQVKGVKHVILIGMDGFGAYCFPKVDNPNMKQLMKDGAWTLQARSVLPSSSAVNWASMVMGAGPEIHGYTEWDSRKPELPSRTLDQYGMFPSIYTLLREQKPKAEIGVIYSWEGIGYLFPKAAVNKDLGTKDNDSLATEASVAYIKEKKPDFLFIHFDQPDGVGHNIGHNIQPYFDQVKKNDELLGKILQAVKDAGMWDNTIILLTADHGGIKKGHGGKTMEEMQIPWIIRGPGVKANKELSTSVVTYDTAATIAWIFGLKTPQVWTGRPVKEAFK
- a CDS encoding endonuclease/exonuclease/phosphatase family protein, whose translation is MKKLLLLTVIWLTGFSLTAQQKVKVLTYNIHHGENIKGVLDLQGIANVILATNPDLVALQEVDSATQRTKHTDQLKELASITGMYTYFAKAMDFDGGGYGTGILSRFPITEAVTVPLPSAKPGTEPRVAGVITVKLPGDSLLRFVSTHLDSEKHAGDRIAQAITLAEYFRETQTPVILAGDFNATPNAKEIQILKKIFTDATAQMGPTFPADSPRVKLDYIMYHPKHHWNVTGARVIEEAVASDHRPLLSDLELK
- a CDS encoding glycoside hydrolase family 20 protein — translated: MKKLFYLCLLGGATALYSCSGSRHTDAPKGKVSIIPMPASVTEKQDSFLLDKHTVIVASGDADRKTAALFNAWLKELTGYELAIKDQGDRNSIVLHTGSDSTNAEGYTLNVDSKGVAINGNSGRGTFYGIQSLIQLLPVQKAEAMYIPGVSITDAPRFAYRGLHLDVGRHFFPVEFIKKYIDLLAMHKFNTFHWHLTEDQGWRIEIKKYPRLQEVASKRKETMAGRYADNKYDGKPYGGFYTQEQVKEVVQYATDHFVTVIPEIEMPGHALAALAAYPNLGCTGGPYEVGTRWGVYDDVFCAGNDSVFTFLQDILDEVLPLFPSKYVHIGGDECPKVRWEKCPKCQARMKQEGLKDAHALQSYFIQRMEKYLNSKGRQIIGWDEILEGGLAPNATVMSWRGIEGGIAAAKQKHDVIMTPGNFCYFDHYQSQGHNEPLAIGGFTPVSKVYAFEPVPTELNKDEARYIKGAQANLWTEYIGNTDYLEYMVYPRASALAEVLWSPADKRNYDNFLERLKVHVKRLDQKKVNYAKHVFEVAGTVTDNKKGGVEVTLSSKLDGGKIVYTLDSSAPSLQSTAYSGPVQIKQTGTIRAQVFQNDKPFGNEYSQHFVFHKGLGKKVTLAAPPSKDYDPGNSFALVNGIEGIASYNDNQWFGYNGNNFEAVIDLDSVQDISLVGMNTLNLRPNWIYPPKQVTFAVSEDGKTYKEVYKQTDFTQTGINQVRGKVAARGRYVKLNAVNFGKIPAGAEGAGNPAWLFIDEMIIQ
- a CDS encoding HD domain-containing protein → MDLTRAIAIAIEAHQGQVDKYGQPYITHVLRVMQMGRTTEEKILGVLHDVVEDSSWTFEALEKEGLSPQLLEALRCVTKLSEEEDYEHFVNRTLQNRLASTVKLYDLSDNMDIRRIPTLGEKDIPRLNKYLNAYRKIAAALIQDK
- a CDS encoding YeiH family protein; this encodes MQLQKTEQARIQHYLPKVIFLTAAAATLLPAVEPPVALLLGLAIAQTIGNPFAGITPKITHWLLQLSVIGLGFGMNAHMALKAGKEGFLFTIASITGTLLFGALLGKLLKIEPKTSHLISCGTAICGGSAIAAISPVIKAGEKQISVALGIVFLLNSLALFVFPAVGHWLHLTQQQFGLWSAVAIHDTSSVVGAANKYGDLALQVATTVKLSRALWIMPVAFITMLLFRNGNGKIKIPWFIGLFLLAMLLNTWVPEVSTVAPYLVHSAKTALSLTLFLIGTGLTRQAFSGIGWQPLLQGILLWVLISTGALLAVFYLV
- a CDS encoding class I SAM-dependent methyltransferase, which translates into the protein MKAPSTKSGTYMALFRAMESTKPTEERLFYDPYAAAFLQGYHQTLIAGCSIPFVRKLLAAYIQLRWPGTHTAAIARTKLIDDMIIQAVCEQDINQIIILSATFDTRAHRLNIGKPVSFVEVDHPETQYFKQSKLWELIQSPAIHLDYVKLDMNKEHLADVISPVLLKQRDHYKTLFLWENLSTNFEAQHAETMFRFIRSFPSGTQVIVTYPDRAVLENPHRYKGFSRINKTLHRAGEGWDYGLDPQNITAFMHERNMKVLYDGGADRYRAEYFGEKSQHMKGYEYFRVVRSELQ
- a CDS encoding YpdA family putative bacillithiol disulfide reductase yields the protein MIAAYDVLIIGGGPIGIACGLAAKKAGLSYIIIEKGCVVNSLYNYPLYMTFFSTSERLEIGGIPFVSINPKPSRPEALEYYRRVVTSEALNINLFEEVRAVQPNAGEYIITTSQSTYHARHVIIATGFYDIPNTLSVPGEHLPKVTHYYKDPHYYATRKVVVVGAHNSAVDAALETYRKGAQVTMVIREDEIGKRVKYWVRPDIENRIKEGSIKAYFHSTIKTIEEQAVIINTPEGEVTIPNDFVIAMTGYQPNFGFLEKAGIKLSDDEKKLPAYNPLTMETNMPHIYLAGVVCGGMDTHIWFIENSRDHADKIIQSIKR